Proteins co-encoded in one Bacillus paramycoides genomic window:
- a CDS encoding replication-associated recombination protein A: MKQPLAHRMRPTNIQEIIGQQHLVGEGKILWRMVQANHFQSMILYGPPGTGKTSIASAIAGSTGTPFRLLNAVTHNKKDMEVVVQEAKMHRHLVLILDEVHRLDKAKQDFLLPHLESGLLTLIGATTSNPFHAINSAIRSRCQIFELHALTEDDLLIGLKRALEDKEKGLGEYDVTVTPEALNHFANASGGDMRSAYNALELAVLSSFTTDDKAAEITLEIAEECLQKKSFVHDKGGDAHYDVLSAFQKSVRGSDVNAALHYLARLIEAGDLQSIGRRLLIMAYEDIGLASPQAGPRTLAAIESAERVGFPEARIPLANAVIELCLSPKSNSAYKALDAALHDLRNGQTGDIPGHLKDSHYKGAESLGRGIGYLYPHDHPNGWVQQQYLPDKIKNKQYYKPKTTGKFEQALSTVYERLRSSNKTKNKG; the protein is encoded by the coding sequence ATGAAACAACCACTCGCACATCGAATGCGCCCTACAAATATTCAAGAAATTATCGGCCAACAACATTTAGTTGGTGAAGGAAAGATTTTATGGCGAATGGTCCAAGCAAATCATTTTCAATCTATGATTTTATATGGCCCTCCAGGCACTGGAAAAACATCCATTGCGAGCGCAATTGCAGGCAGTACCGGAACCCCTTTTCGCCTATTAAATGCTGTTACTCATAATAAAAAAGATATGGAAGTTGTCGTACAAGAAGCAAAGATGCATCGACACCTCGTTTTAATTTTAGATGAAGTACACCGTCTAGATAAAGCAAAACAGGATTTTCTATTACCCCATTTAGAAAGCGGACTTCTTACCTTAATTGGGGCAACGACGAGTAATCCGTTCCATGCTATTAATTCTGCTATTCGAAGTCGTTGTCAAATCTTCGAATTACATGCATTAACAGAAGATGATCTTTTAATTGGCTTAAAACGAGCACTTGAAGATAAAGAAAAAGGTCTTGGAGAATATGATGTAACGGTTACGCCTGAAGCATTAAATCACTTTGCAAATGCATCAGGCGGAGATATGCGTTCCGCTTATAATGCACTTGAGCTAGCTGTTTTATCTAGCTTTACAACGGATGACAAAGCTGCGGAAATTACACTAGAAATCGCAGAAGAATGCTTGCAAAAAAAGAGCTTCGTTCATGACAAAGGTGGAGATGCTCATTATGACGTATTATCAGCATTTCAAAAATCGGTGCGCGGAAGTGATGTAAATGCAGCACTTCATTATTTAGCACGCCTTATTGAAGCGGGTGATTTGCAAAGCATTGGTAGACGTCTTCTTATTATGGCATATGAAGATATCGGACTTGCTAGCCCACAAGCCGGACCACGTACACTAGCAGCCATAGAATCAGCTGAACGAGTTGGATTCCCAGAGGCACGCATACCACTTGCAAATGCCGTTATCGAGCTTTGCCTATCACCAAAATCAAACTCAGCTTATAAAGCACTTGATGCTGCATTACACGATTTACGGAACGGTCAAACAGGCGACATCCCAGGTCATTTAAAAGATAGTCATTACAAAGGCGCAGAATCACTTGGAAGAGGCATTGGATACTTATACCCACACGACCATCCAAATGGTTGGGTACAGCAACAATACTTACCTGATAAAATAAA